A single window of Microplitis demolitor isolate Queensland-Clemson2020A chromosome 7, iyMicDemo2.1a, whole genome shotgun sequence DNA harbors:
- the LOC103573849 gene encoding uncharacterized protein LOC103573849 isoform X3, producing MTMGQCQLKHQLDTLVSLTAYIINVLHSEIDVLPGSVWNLAENYFVNPLHLIPLSYNINKNLKIDQVKQYLKNIQEGSKDQCEFHTEPVKKKLENFMYENETSNDRKIENQGNKKIPTCALMEFSKNFESFEDGINPKIPFENTKGPDILVGNINTKLSDLNKVLHAQRKICSNEFPAQLIMQKSSLDLMTENIIVKIDNLSKLRCGKY from the exons TTAGTTAGTTTAACTGCTTACATCATAAATGTATTACACTCGGAAATAGATGTTTTACCTGGATCAGTATGGAATCTtgctgaaaattattttgttaacccACTACATCTTATTCCATTAtcttacaatataaataaaaatcttaaaattgatCAAGTTaaacagtatttaaaaaatattcaagaaggTAGTAAAGATCAATGTGAATTTCATACGGAACccgtaaaaaaa aaacTAGAGAATTTTATGTACGAAAATGAGACTAGTaatgatagaaaaattgaaaaccaGGGTAATAAGAAAATTCCGACATGTGCTTTGATGGAGTTTAGCAAAAATTTCGAAAGCTTTGAAGATGGCATTAATCCTAAAATTCCATTTGAAAACACAAAGGGACCTGATATATTAGTTGGTAATATAAATACTAAACTCTCCGACTTGAATAAG GTCTTACACgcacaaagaaaaatatgcaGTAATGAGTTTCCGGCACAGTTAATTATGCAAAAAAGCTCATTAGATTTAATGACTGAAAACATCATTGTTAAAATCGATAATCTTTCTAAATTACGTTgtggtaaatattaa
- the LOC103573851 gene encoding 40S ribosomal protein S23, translating into MGKPRGLRTARKHVNHRREQRWNDKDYKKAHLGTRWKANPFGGASHAKGIVLEKVGVEAKQPNSAIRKCVRVQLIKNGKKITAFVPRDGCLNNIEENDEVLVAGFGRKGHAVGDIPGVRFKVIKVANVSLLALYKEKKERPRS; encoded by the exons ATGG GTAAGCCACGAGGTCTTCGCACTGCGAGAAAACACGTGAATCATCGACGTGAGCAACGTTGGAATGATAAAGACTACAAAAAAGCTCACTTAGGAACTCGTTGGAAGGCCAATCCTTTCGGAGGAGCTTCTCATGCAAAAGGAATTGTTTTGGAAAAAGT GGGAGTTGAAGCTAAGCAGCCTAATTCCGCTATTCGCAAATGTGTTCGAGtgcagttaattaaaaatggcaAAAAAATAACAGCTTTTGTACCTCGCGATGGTTGTCTCAACAACATCGAAGAAAACGACGAAGTTTTAGTCGCTGGATTCGGACGTAAAGGTCACGCTGTTGGAGATATTCCTGGAGTTAGgtttaaagttattaaagtAGCGAATGTATCACTACTTGCTTTGTACAAGGAAAAGAAAGAACGCCCAAGGTCGTAG
- the LOC103573852 gene encoding DNA repair protein XRCC2: MSRRLKIESGLQFYGRIQPRPTLQNLDNVLFPNGLSNNDTIEINASSASGNSLLLTRLIAQCILPFNHNDKEIGGIDARVLLINTNHNFLVSKLINMIMNILNEKEIFDSSQVIDNIIKRSLTNLTIINCYSSLHYLLTLKTLDIVISSKKISLVTIDTIDAYYWEDRKSGGQWTMNSYIKNLLMSVQKHTFHWNNVFIYTRLNFSKNKSKDSITCVRQPTESRINYRLKLEYCTKKNKHMCSIESHERTCLIESPINSNKMNC; the protein is encoded by the coding sequence ATGTCACgaagattaaaaattgaatcagGATTACAATTTTATGGAAGAATCCAACCACGGCCAACTCTTCAGAACTTGGATAATGTTCTATTCCCAAATGGTTTATCTAACAATGATACTATAGAAATTAATGCAAGTTCAGCAAGTggaaattctttattattaactcgATTAATTGCGCAATGCATTTTGCCATTTAATCATAATGATAAGGAAATTGGTGGTATTGATGCTcgtgtattattaattaatacaaatcataattttttggtttCAAAACTTATAAACAtgattatgaatattttaaatgagaaagaaatttttgattcaagTCAAGTTATTGATAATATCATTAAACGATCTTTAACTAATTTAAccattattaattgttattcaagtttgcattatttattaacattaaaaacaTTAGACATTGTTATAAGTAGTAAGAAAATTAGTCTTGTAACGATAGATACTATAGATGCATATTATTGGGAAGATCGAAAGAGTGGTGGTCAATGGACAATGAATagttacataaaaaatcttttaatgtCAGTACAAAAACATACTTTTCATTGGAacaatgtttttatatatactcggttaaatttttctaaaaataaaagtaaagattCTATCACTTGTGTTCGTCAACCGACTGAAAGTAGAATAAATTACAGATTAAAACTTGAATActgtactaaaaaaaataaacatatgtgTTCAATTGAATCTCATGAAAGAACTTGTCTAATCGAAAGTCCGATTAACtctaataaaatgaattgttGA
- the LOC103573853 gene encoding polypeptide N-acetylgalactosaminyltransferase 5 isoform X2 has protein sequence MFRSKIRIHTCRVILLTSLVWFLVDVMILMFYSDCIGKSGWGCSDNKVTDLAESSSRADNLISNEIKTTNNYDHRRYKQSELQLWRPAKVIRENKGSPGELGTAVRIPPENEAKQQELFKLNQFNLMATDMISLNRSLKDIRLEGCKNKKYPKYLPTTSIVIVFHNEAWSTLLRTVWSVINRSPRSLLKEIILVDDASEREHLKQDLENYISTLPIPTYVLRTGKRSGLIRARLLGAKHVKGQVITFLDAHCECTEGWLEPLLARIVENRSTVVCPIIDVISDDTFEYITASDMTWGGFNWKLNFRWYRVAQREMDRRNGDRTAPLRTPTMAGGLFSIDKEYFYEIGAYDEGMDIWGGENLEMSFRIWMCGGTLEIATCSHVGHVFRKSTPYTFPGGTSKIVNHNNARLAEVWLDQWKYFYYNINPGARSVPVGDVSERVKLREKLKCKSFRWYLENIYPESPMPLDYYYLGDIKNLEMRNCLDTMGRRTGENVGLSYCHGLGGNQVFAYTKRQQIMSDDMCLDAASPQGPVKIVRCHGMGGNQAWSYNEETKMIRHTNTGHCLSVPQTGEDVTTPILTPCDAHNSSQKWIMASKFKWQAS, from the exons ATGTTCCGATCCAAAATTCGTATTCACACTTGTCGAGTGATACTTCTAACTTCTCTAGTATGGTTTTTAGTAGACGTAATGATACTCATGTTTTACTCAGATTGTATTGGTAAATCTGGATGGGGATGTTCTGACAATAAAGTAACAGATCTCGCAGAAAGTTCATCTCGTGCTGACAATTTAAtaagtaatgaaattaaaactactaataattatgatcATAGACGATATAAACAATCAGAATTGCAACTATGGCGACCAGCAAAAGtaataagagaaaataaaggAAGTCCTGGAGAATTAGGAACAGCAGTTCGAATTCCACCAGAAAATGAAGCAAAACAACAAGAACTCTTcaaattgaatcaatttaatcTTATGGCAACGGATATGATTTCATTGAATCGTTCATTAAAAGATATCAGATTAGAAGgatgtaaaaacaaaaagtatcCTAAGTACTTACCCACAACAAGTATTGTAATTGTTTTCCATAATGAAGCTTGGAGCACATTACTTCGTACAGTCTGGTCTGTTATCAATAGATCACCTAGatcattattaaaagaaataattctcGTTGATGATGCCAGCGAGCGag AACATTTGAAACAAgatcttgaaaattatataagtaCGTTACCTATTCCGACGTACGTTTTACGTACCGGAAAACGATCTGGGTTAATTAGGGCCAGACTATTAGGAGCTAAGCATGTGAAAGGGCAAGTAATAACATTTCTTGACGCTCATTGTGAATGTACAGAAGGTTGGCTTGAGCCATTATTAGCAAGAATTGTTGAGAATCGATCAACTGTAGTCTGCCCGATAATAGACGTTATTAGTGATGATACATTTGAATATATTACTGCGAGTGATATGACATGGGGAGGCTTTAATTGGAAACTGAATTTTagatg gtATCGAGTAGCTCAAAGAGAAATGGATCGGCGTAATGGAGATCGCACCGCACCATTACGAACCCCTACAATGGCAGGTGGTCTCTTTTCTATtgataaagaatatttttatgaaattggaGCGTATGATGAAGGAATGGATATTTGGGGAGGTGAAAACCTTGAAATGAGTTTTAGa ATATGGATGTGTGGGGGGACATTGGAAATCGCAACATGCTCGCATGTTGGGCACGTGTTCCGTAAATCGACGCCGTACACGTTTCCTGGCGGTACAAGCAAAATTGTGAACCACAACAATGCGCGGCTTGCTGAGGTCTGGTTGGACCAGTGGAAATACTTCTATTACAACATTAATCCAG GTGCTAGAAGTGTCCCAGTGGGTGATGTATCTGAGCGTGTAAAATTACGTGAAAAATTGAAGTGTAAAAGCTTCAGATGGTACTTAGAAAACATTTATCCAGAATCTCCTATGCCTTTGGATTACTATTACTTAggtgatattaaaaatttagaaatgcGCAATTGCTTAGATACAATGGGAAGGAGAACAGGAGAGAATGTTGGGTTGAGTTATTGTCATGGTCTTGGTGGTAATCAG GTGTTTGCCTACACCAAGCGACAACAAATAATGTCAGATGACATGTGCCTTGATGCGGCAAGCCCTCAAGGCCCTGTTAAAATCGTTCGTTGTCACGGGATGGGAGGAAATCAGGCGTGGTCTTATAATGAAGAG ACAAAAATGATTAGGCATACAAACACCGGACATTGTCTATCGGTGCCTCAAACAGGAGAAGATGTAACAACACCGATTTTGACACCATGTGACGCTCACAATTCGAGCCAAAAGTGGATAATGGCTAGTAAATTCAAATGGCAAGCTAGCTAA
- the LOC103573853 gene encoding polypeptide N-acetylgalactosaminyltransferase 5 isoform X1 — MFRSKIRIHTCRVILLTSLVWFLVDVMILMFYSDCIGKSGWGCSDNKVTDLAESSSRADNLISNEIKTTNNYDHRRYKQSELQLWRPAKVIRENKGSPGELGTAVRIPPENEAKQQELFKLNQFNLMATDMISLNRSLKDIRLEGCKNKKYPKYLPTTSIVIVFHNEAWSTLLRTVWSVINRSPRSLLKEIILVDDASEREHLKQDLENYISTLPIPTYVLRTGKRSGLIRARLLGAKHVKGQVITFLDAHCECTEGWLEPLLARIVENRSTVVCPIIDVISDDTFEYITASDMTWGGFNWKLNFRWYRVAQREMDRRNGDRTAPLRTPTMAGGLFSIDKEYFYEIGAYDEGMDIWGGENLEMSFRVWQCGGTLEISPCSHVGHVFRDKSPYTFPGGLSKIILRNTGRVAEVWLDEWREFYYSMNPGARSVPVGDVSERVKLREKLKCKSFRWYLENIYPESPMPLDYYYLGDIKNLEMRNCLDTMGRRTGENVGLSYCHGLGGNQVFAYTKRQQIMSDDMCLDAASPQGPVKIVRCHGMGGNQAWSYNEETKMIRHTNTGHCLSVPQTGEDVTTPILTPCDAHNSSQKWIMASKFKWQAS; from the exons ATGTTCCGATCCAAAATTCGTATTCACACTTGTCGAGTGATACTTCTAACTTCTCTAGTATGGTTTTTAGTAGACGTAATGATACTCATGTTTTACTCAGATTGTATTGGTAAATCTGGATGGGGATGTTCTGACAATAAAGTAACAGATCTCGCAGAAAGTTCATCTCGTGCTGACAATTTAAtaagtaatgaaattaaaactactaataattatgatcATAGACGATATAAACAATCAGAATTGCAACTATGGCGACCAGCAAAAGtaataagagaaaataaaggAAGTCCTGGAGAATTAGGAACAGCAGTTCGAATTCCACCAGAAAATGAAGCAAAACAACAAGAACTCTTcaaattgaatcaatttaatcTTATGGCAACGGATATGATTTCATTGAATCGTTCATTAAAAGATATCAGATTAGAAGgatgtaaaaacaaaaagtatcCTAAGTACTTACCCACAACAAGTATTGTAATTGTTTTCCATAATGAAGCTTGGAGCACATTACTTCGTACAGTCTGGTCTGTTATCAATAGATCACCTAGatcattattaaaagaaataattctcGTTGATGATGCCAGCGAGCGag AACATTTGAAACAAgatcttgaaaattatataagtaCGTTACCTATTCCGACGTACGTTTTACGTACCGGAAAACGATCTGGGTTAATTAGGGCCAGACTATTAGGAGCTAAGCATGTGAAAGGGCAAGTAATAACATTTCTTGACGCTCATTGTGAATGTACAGAAGGTTGGCTTGAGCCATTATTAGCAAGAATTGTTGAGAATCGATCAACTGTAGTCTGCCCGATAATAGACGTTATTAGTGATGATACATTTGAATATATTACTGCGAGTGATATGACATGGGGAGGCTTTAATTGGAAACTGAATTTTagatg gtATCGAGTAGCTCAAAGAGAAATGGATCGGCGTAATGGAGATCGCACCGCACCATTACGAACCCCTACAATGGCAGGTGGTCTCTTTTCTATtgataaagaatatttttatgaaattggaGCGTATGATGAAGGAATGGATATTTGGGGAGGTGAAAACCTTGAAATGAGTTTTAGa GTATGGCAATGTGGTGGTACTTTAGAAATCAGCCCATGTTCACACGTAGGTCATGTATTTCGTGACAAGAGTCCATATACATTCCCAGGTGGCCTCAGCAAGATCATACTTCGGAACACTGGTAGAGTAGCTGAGGTCTGGTTGGATGAGTGGAGAGAATTTTACTATTCCATGAACCCAG GTGCTAGAAGTGTCCCAGTGGGTGATGTATCTGAGCGTGTAAAATTACGTGAAAAATTGAAGTGTAAAAGCTTCAGATGGTACTTAGAAAACATTTATCCAGAATCTCCTATGCCTTTGGATTACTATTACTTAggtgatattaaaaatttagaaatgcGCAATTGCTTAGATACAATGGGAAGGAGAACAGGAGAGAATGTTGGGTTGAGTTATTGTCATGGTCTTGGTGGTAATCAG GTGTTTGCCTACACCAAGCGACAACAAATAATGTCAGATGACATGTGCCTTGATGCGGCAAGCCCTCAAGGCCCTGTTAAAATCGTTCGTTGTCACGGGATGGGAGGAAATCAGGCGTGGTCTTATAATGAAGAG ACAAAAATGATTAGGCATACAAACACCGGACATTGTCTATCGGTGCCTCAAACAGGAGAAGATGTAACAACACCGATTTTGACACCATGTGACGCTCACAATTCGAGCCAAAAGTGGATAATGGCTAGTAAATTCAAATGGCAAGCTAGCTAA